In the genome of Pyrobaculum islandicum DSM 4184, the window GAGTGTGGCAGTAGTAGGAGGGAAGCCTGTCTTTGGACTTTCCGGCTATCCGATAAGCGCACTTCACGGCGTTATTAGAATCGTAGAGCCAGTTCTCAGATATATGGCGAATGTAAATAAAGCGCCAGGCCACGACTGGCATTATGCGGTAATTACACAAGATATACAGGGCGAGATGGCTCAGATTGTGCGGGTAAAACTTGAGGTTACTGAAAGCGGACTTCATGCAATACCTATTAAGGCTAGACACCATAGTTTTACAGAGCCGGATGCGTGTGGTGTAGCTTTAATACCGCCGGGGGGCGTAAAAAGAGGAGATATAGTTCTAGTATTAACGTACCGCGATATTAGGAGAGGCTAGACATTTGCTAAGCTTAATATAGCCTCTTTTAACAAGCATATCCAAAGCGTACAGCATATAGCCAAATCTCTTCTCTACATATTCACTACCGTACCACTCTAGATGCGCTTGTATTAGTTCGTCAAGACACCACTCGGTTTTTCCAGTCTCTTTTACGATCTTCATAATAAAGCCTGTGGCATCTTCTACGGCATTCCATTGATAGGCAAACCAAATCCACTCTCTAACCTCTACTGCGTAGAAATCCGGCATAAATTTGGCAACGCTTGTTATTACCTGTAACGCGGCTGTCTTAACCTCTTTTGGTCTACAACACTCTTCGAGACTCTTTTTTGCAAGCTCGATACTATCGCCAGTGTCGACAATATCGTCTACTACCAACACTCTTTTACCACTTAGATCTACGTTAATTGGATATTTCACATAAGCTTTCTCAGCGATTTGTGCAGCAGAAGGCCAATGTACCACTTGTACACTGAGGAGGTCGCTCACGCCAAGCCAATCACAGAGAAGGCGCGCTGGTACATAACCGCCGCGGGCCACAGCTACTATTACGTCTGGTTGCCAGTTACTCTCTTTGATTTTCTCTGCTAATTTCCTACTCCACTCAACAATTTCGTCAAATGTCACAACTTTTACAGGGATCTTAGGCACGTTGAGGTAAGTTCCTACCCAGTTTATATACATTCAAGAGTATTATTTACACGGCTCCACAGTTATAAACGTCGTACCGAAATTGCGACATTTAACTAAACCTTTAAATTCAAAATCCGATGTCCTAACAATACCGCACTCCATATCCACACACTGGTTAAAGAGGAGGTTGCCCACTACACATCTATCGCCTTCGCATGATGCGTATTTAGCCCTCTTTCTTCCCCCGTCTACCATCATGTTTATATTGCCGGCTGCAATATACAGCCCTGCTACATTAAACGCAACGAGCCACCTTCCCATCACTTTTGCAACAATATATGGAAGAGCTCTCAACAGCCCCAAGTCTACGGCAACGCCTCCTGGCATAACCACAGGATCTAATGCGGCATAGATCCCAAATAGAAGCAACCAACTCTCATAGCTCAGAGAAAGTCTCCATTTTAACGCGCTGTAGATGCCATATCGCATAGCTATAGCAAATCCAAGCCACGACTGGTCTATTACCTCAAGCACATCTCTAAACTTCAACAGCCCAAGAAGAGCTGCAGATATCTTGTCTAGATTTGGCGGCGTGTAAAGCTTACGCTCTCTTAACCCCCTGGCAATTAATACACCAAGAGTCTCTCTACATCTTCGCAGAGCTATAGGCTCCCCCCTGCGGTAGATATCCCAAAGAGGACGTGACCCTTTAATAACAGCATATAGATATTCGGCGAGACAATCGCCACTATTTAACCTATCTGTTGCATAAAGTTCAGAAATTCTAAGAGCTTTATTTAACCCCTCTGTAAAAACCTCACGGTAGAAAAACCTAGGTATTTCAGGAGGGTCGCTACAGAGATATAGCCCGCCAACTTTAACAGGACATCTCAAGGCGCGTCTAAATACAACCAATTTTTCGTTTAGATAGACGCCATCTTCTCTAATTTCTACTCTTCCCAATATACGACTACCACCAAATTGTAACTTACTACTGTTGATATATAGCGTTTTACTAGGAGATATCTTGATAAAAATATCGGCGAGGTTATCAGCGTTCAAATCCTCGCTCATCAATCGCCACTCGCCTCTCGTCACCCATAAAAAACAACACAGAAAGATAAAAATTAATACCTAGTTGCCGTATCCACACCATCATCGTGTCTAACAACAACTCAGCCAGTGCAGACGTAACATATCAAAGAGACACACAGAGATGTCGTAATAGCTCGCGAAGTACGGCTTTAAAAGGGAGCTACGTGCCGCCCGGCCCCACGTCCGAGGTTGCCGACAACGGCATAGGCGAGAAGGAGGTTTCTAGACATCGTCTAGGGATGGGCGGACGAAAATCAGACGTCTTTTTCTCTAGTATACAGCCATGTAAGCTTAGAGAGATCTATTCCCTCGCCGTGTTTTATAAGAGAGAGGACATTCCAGGTTATTACCCCTATGATGATGTGTCTACAAATCTTTCCCCCTACTGTATTACCTTCACACGTACACTTAGCCCCATATTCGCCTACTGCGACATAATACCAAACATCTGGTTTTTTCCTTGATCTTACGGCCAGCCTTAGTCCAACTATCTTACTTCCTCTCTCAACTATTTCAACTATTCTCACAGTCTCAGGAGTTACATAGAAATATAGATCTAGAACCTTCTCTATCCTTATATCTAAAACTCTAGAGAGGGCCAATAGGAAGTTCTTAATCTGGTCATCAATTTGATACTGCATCTACAAAATCTTCATCTCCTGCTATAATAGAGATTCTTGAATCTGGATATTGTTGTCCATAGATTACGTATTTAAAGCCGGGGATATATTTTGAAAACGTCAACGCCCCCGCGATATCTAATACACGTAACCTCCCTCTGAGGTCTACAAAGCCTTTTGCAATTCCTTCGGCTGTATATATTAGTTCTGCGGCAGAACTGCCCAAACTCCTCCCCTTTAGCCCCATTTTTCGCAAAATTTCACAAGTCTTGTCAGGAAATCCGTTGCTAATGGCTACAAAAACTATATTACTTTTCCTTCTTCTTTTGATAGGCCTTCCGTTTTTCCGAGCGCCGAGCTCTGGACTGGCAGTATATATATCTCCCATTGGTAAAATAGATACCGTTGCGTATTCTAAATCCCCAAGCGTTCCTTCTCTGTATTTTCCAGCTGCTAAAGAAATGGCAAAGATTGGTATCCCGACAGTATAGTTAAGCGAGCCGTCTAGCGGATCAAGAACAAACATATACCGCTCGTCTCCCCATCTATAGACCCCCCGCTCTTCTGCATATAGAACCCCGCCCTCTCTAAAGTTTTCTTTTAACATATAGTACACCAACTCCTCTATTGCTAAGTCGATTTCTCTAGTTACATCATCTCCCTTGTCTAAAATAATTTCGACACCTCGACCTTTTTTGAAGCTATCGAGTAAGTATTGAGAAGCCCGCGCCACAACCGCCTCCAATATACCTAACACATTTCCAACTTTTCTATATCTTATTTAAATAGTGCAGATGGATAGTCGCAGCAATTATAAACTTAGCTGTCTGACGACATATGGAAAAGCCAAAGAAGAGGTTTGTAATTGCGTCTATAGGGTTTTTTTAAAGCCGAATCCTTATATCAAGAAAAGTTTCTGAAAGCCAAGCCCCTTCTGTTGCCAACTCGAAGTCTACTATATAATCAACAAAATCTTGCGACACTAGCTACAGCGTTTATATAATCAACAACGTCATTGCCCAGAATTCTTTCTATGTCTCTGATGCCCGAAACCACAAATACTTTGACTTTCATACGCCCAGAGTATATGTTATATATAGTTTCTATAATATCACGAAATGTCGTAGCTACTTTAACTCTATTTTCCTCTAACTCCACTGGGAGTGTTGTCTGCGGAAATAGCGAAAGGTAGAATAGATCACGCGTTGAAGCGAGCTCTTCTAATTTTTTCGCAAGCTTTCTCTTATCTGTCCCATATATGCCTACTATCTGAGATTTGTATAGTTCCTCTACGCCAAGAAGCGTTGCGTCTTCAGGCATCGGCGACTTTATGACCAAGGGTTTTTATTCGGATATACGTAGACGAGCCCTATGCCCTCTAGAAAGTCGAAAAGAAAACGTTCACTAGGGGGCGCATGTCTAGATTTAACAAGATTTAAGATATCTAACTGTATGGCCCAGTGCGTTTTCTTTACTCCACACTTTGACTAAGTTATCTGCTATGTAAAACACTTGCTTTGACACGCCCTCTACTACAGCTATGATTGGCATATCTTTAGAAAGCTGGTAGAGAAAGCCGTGAGCTAATTCTTCTAATTTCTCTTCATGTGGCGCAATCCCATTTATCGTATCTACTACTAGCGCCTCATATTCGTGGATATGGTCTGCAATAAACTTAGCTATATTCCCTCTAAAGGCTCTTGGGAAGTCGAATACATAGAATTTCTCGGCGTTGGCGCCAACTCTAGCAAAAGTCGTCTTTAGTATGTTTGGCGGTTCATTTGTACTAATCCACAGTATTCTATTTGTCACTTTGTCGGCAAGTTTAGCGGCAACGCTAGTCTTTCCGCTTCCAGGCGGCCCGTAGACTACAGTAAGGCCTCTAGAGGCCACTTCCTGAATTACAAACACATAGGTGCAACGGTGTATATTTTAAAATTTGCAACACGAACTGAGAGAAGACGCAAGTATCTTAAGCATGTAATTTTCCAAAACTCCTTTTGCTCTCTTGGCGAGACGCTCTGGATTTCTGCGTTCTTTCACCATAGGAGGCACAAGAAATGCTTGTCGCTGTACCACCACTAGCTTGCCGACAGAGATGTTAAAAAGCCCTGCATTAAAGAGCTCCCCTAGTAGACAACTTAGACATTTGTAGAAACGTCTTGGTATATATACGACAACATCTCCATATATCGGAAACTCTACACAATCTTCACATACGCCCCCCTCTCTACACCACATGGCGTAAACAGCGCCGTTTTCAGTAACAGCCACGTGATAATCTCCTATCGAAGTTATACATTCGAAGTCCCTCCCCTTTATTAGAAAAACTGTTGAAAATATCTCGAACATAGACACTCTACCCTCTCATAGCAGTCTTAATAAGGATGTTGGGTATTTAGTGGGCCCGCCGGGATTTGAACCCGGGATCACCCGCGCGTCAGGCTTCTGCGGGGCTCTGCCCCTGGGCATCCTACCGCTAGACTACGGGCCCCGTAGATGTCCTACCCACACTTTTTAAGCTTTTTGCTAAAAGCACGATTAGAGAACGTAGCGGGCCCGGTGGGATTCGAACCCACGACCTACGGGTTTCTACGGGCGGCAACCGCCCCTAAGAGCCTCGGCAGGCCCGACTGGGTCCTCCGCCGCTCTACCAGGCTGAGCTACGGGCCCTGCATTCAAGAGTTGCCAACTTTATAAGCTTTTCTATATCTCTGATTCATCTCGGCATGTGTAAAACATAGACATCTACAACCGCCAGAAACGTTTATATAGGGGGTCTCCTTGGGGTAGATGGAACGAAGGCCAAAAAGAGGGCCGTTTCGTGGACGACGCAGCCCGTCTGGTCCGAAGCCTGTTAAAGAAGGAGATGTATTAGAGGTGGAAGTTATAGAAAAATCTAGAAAGGGCGATGGGGTTGCAAGAGTTGAAGGATTTGTAATATTTATACCAGGAGCAGAACCTGGCCAGAGAGTGAAGATACAGATAGAAAAAGTAGGCGGCACCTACGCGATAGGTAAGGTGGTCACCTGAGCTTGGCGCTTATACGGTACTCGTCGACTCTCCCGCGTGCTTTTTCTCTCCTCTCCCTATGATCTTTTAGAAACCTCGAGATCTTCTCGTAGAGTTTTAGTTTGCACTCTCCGCAAAGCATAGCGCCCGACTTGCAGTCCTGCCGGATTTTCTCCACAGAGGCGTCGTCTGGGTCAAACAACATGTGGTAGTGGAAGACAGGACATATATCGGGGTTGCCGCCGTATTTACGTTGTTCCTCCGCCGTGGGCCGGC includes:
- a CDS encoding RAD55 family ATPase; this translates as MFVIQEVASRGLTVVYGPPGSGKTSVAAKLADKVTNRILWISTNEPPNILKTTFARVGANAEKFYVFDFPRAFRGNIAKFIADHIHEYEALVVDTINGIAPHEEKLEELAHGFLYQLSKDMPIIAVVEGVSKQVFYIADNLVKVWSKENALGHTVRYLKSC
- a CDS encoding inositol monophosphatase family protein; the encoded protein is MLGILEAVVARASQYLLDSFKKGRGVEIILDKGDDVTREIDLAIEELVYYMLKENFREGGVLYAEERGVYRWGDERYMFVLDPLDGSLNYTVGIPIFAISLAAGKYREGTLGDLEYATVSILPMGDIYTASPELGARKNGRPIKRRRKSNIVFVAISNGFPDKTCEILRKMGLKGRSLGSSAAELIYTAEGIAKGFVDLRGRLRVLDIAGALTFSKYIPGFKYVIYGQQYPDSRISIIAGDEDFVDAVSN
- a CDS encoding phosphoribosyltransferase, which codes for MPKIPVKVVTFDEIVEWSRKLAEKIKESNWQPDVIVAVARGGYVPARLLCDWLGVSDLLSVQVVHWPSAAQIAEKAYVKYPINVDLSGKRVLVVDDIVDTGDSIELAKKSLEECCRPKEVKTAALQVITSVAKFMPDFYAVEVREWIWFAYQWNAVEDATGFIMKIVKETGKTEWCLDELIQAHLEWYGSEYVEKRFGYMLYALDMLVKRGYIKLSKCLASPNIAVR
- a CDS encoding TRAM domain-containing protein, encoding MERRPKRGPFRGRRSPSGPKPVKEGDVLEVEVIEKSRKGDGVARVEGFVIFIPGAEPGQRVKIQIEKVGGTYAIGKVVT
- a CDS encoding SWIM zinc finger family protein: MQYQIDDQIKNFLLALSRVLDIRIEKVLDLYFYVTPETVRIVEIVERGSKIVGLRLAVRSRKKPDVWYYVAVGEYGAKCTCEGNTVGGKICRHIIIGVITWNVLSLIKHGEGIDLSKLTWLYTREKDV